A part of Heliangelus exortis chromosome 3, bHelExo1.hap1, whole genome shotgun sequence genomic DNA contains:
- the PEX13 gene encoding peroxisome biogenesis factor 13, protein MASQPPPPKPWENRRLAGTVAPAFQSADLGDNVLTRPGQPPVARIPPPILPRPSQQSGSTSLSTFRPAYSSAFSPGYGSYGTSFYGSYSPYSYGYGGLGYNRFRADDIPPSRFVQQAEESSRGAFQSIESIVHAFASVSMMMDATFSAVYNSFRAVLDVANHFSRLKIHFTKVFSAFALVRTIRYLYQRLQRLLGLQTSSENEDLWAESQGTVARVGLEDKVVSSAKSWPIFLFFAVIVGGPYLIWKLLSTYTDEETASSNWASGEDDHVVGRAEYDFSALSEEEISFRAGDMLRLAPKEQQPKIRGWLLASYDGQTTGLVPANYIKILGKRRGRKTVDLQRITEQRPAFTNTSARRSTATMTLEEQEAAFDAAFAESSKVPVASDSTVVSGEKQEL, encoded by the exons ATGGCGTCGCAGCCGCCGCCTCCTAAGCCCTGGGAGAACCGGCGGCTGGCGGGAACTGTGGCGCCGGCCTTCCA GTCTGCTGACTTGGGTGACAATGTGCTGACCAGACCTGGACAACCCCCAGTGGCACGAATACCTCCACCTATTTTGCCAAGACCATCACAGCAATCAGGAAGCACTAGTCTGAGCACTTTCAGGCCAGCATATAGTAGtgctttttctccaggctaTGGTTCATATGGAACCTCTTTTTATGGAAGCTATAGTCCTTACAGTTATGGATATGGTGGTTTGGGCTATAACCGCTTCCGGGCAGATGATATTCCTCCCAGCAGGTTTGTTCAGCAGGCtgaagagagcagcagaggtgcaTTTCAGTCCATTGAAAGCATTGTGCATGCATTTGCCTCTGTCAGCATGATGATGGATGCTACCTTTTCAGCTGTGTACAACAGTTTCAGAGCTGTTCTGGATGTTGCGAATCACTTCTCCCGCCTCAAAATACACTTCACAAAGGtgttttcagcttttgctttagTGAGAACTATAAGATATCTCTACCAACGTCTACAACGATTACTGGGTTTGCAGACAAGCTCAGAGAATGAGGATTTGTGGGCTGAAAGTCAGGGGACAGTAGCTCGTGTTGGCCTTGAAGACAAGGTTGTTAGCTCTGCAAAATCCTGgcccattttccttttcttcgCTGTGATAGTGGGAGGTCCCTATCTGATTTGGAAACTGCTTTCTACATACACTGATGAAGAAACAG CATCTAGTAACTGGGCAAGTGGAGAAGATGATCATGTGGTTGGAAGAGCAGAATATGATTTCAGTGCGCtctcagaagaagaaatttctttccGTGCTGGTGACATGCTAAGATTAGCACCCAAAG aacaaCAACCCAAAATCCGCGGTTGGCTTTTGGCTAGTTATGATGGCCAAACAACAGGACTTGTGCCAGCTAATTACATCAAAATCCTGGGCAAAAGAAGAGGTAGGAAAACAGTAGACCTGCAAAGGATTACAGAGCAACGGCCAGCCTTTACCAACACATCTGCTAGAAGATCCACTGCTACTATGACTTTAGAGGAGCAGGAAGCTGCTTTTGatgctgcttttgctgaaaGTAGTAAAGTTCCTGTTGCATCCGATTCCACTGTGGTTAGTGGAGAGAAACAGGAACTCTAA